The following proteins come from a genomic window of Microbacterium lemovicicum:
- a CDS encoding cation:proton antiporter, giving the protein MEDPVALIAWVVAFVLVTVTVTGLVGRIGFSAPVALVAVGGAISYIPGIPAITVDPDLILYGILPPLLFAAAIRSSIVDIRARRDSILLLSVGLVAFTVVTVGFATWLLFPVVTLAAAFAFAAVVAPTDAVAVSAIAGKVGLPRQVVTILEGESLLNDATALVALNTSIAAIVSIVNPVSIPLDFALAVGVGLGVGLGAAWVISSVRRRLHSPVLDTSLVLIVPFAIFLVAQSLRGSGVIAVVAAGLYMSFVSPTVASAEARVATRLNWRTIQFLLENAVFLFIGLNLSGIVAGAVRTGPGLWPTVLIVAGIMSALIASRFLWTMTVTAIYRWGPPRLRERSWSWGNGLAVSSASVRGVVTLAAVFLLPAETPAREYLQFLAFVVVVLSLLGGLALPAIIRALHLPPPNSLQERTELKNLLAEARRAGVRRLDEVVTPDDEPRVVELLRTDAAFLGDTLDGFEPEEQWKQFQSQQRLRRQMLAAQRATVVQARREGRYQEPAVVSALKAIDAEETSLRAHEPGEND; this is encoded by the coding sequence ATGGAGGATCCTGTCGCCCTGATCGCCTGGGTGGTCGCGTTCGTGCTCGTCACGGTGACGGTGACCGGGCTGGTGGGACGGATCGGCTTCTCCGCTCCGGTCGCCCTCGTGGCCGTGGGCGGCGCGATCTCCTACATCCCGGGCATCCCCGCGATCACGGTGGACCCCGACCTCATCCTTTACGGCATCCTCCCGCCGCTGCTGTTCGCGGCGGCGATCCGCAGCTCCATCGTCGACATCCGCGCCCGACGTGACAGCATCCTGCTCCTGTCGGTCGGGCTCGTCGCGTTCACGGTCGTCACGGTGGGGTTCGCGACGTGGCTGCTGTTCCCCGTCGTCACATTGGCGGCCGCCTTCGCCTTCGCCGCCGTCGTGGCGCCGACCGACGCGGTCGCTGTCAGCGCCATCGCCGGAAAGGTGGGGCTGCCACGGCAGGTGGTCACGATCCTCGAGGGGGAGAGCCTCCTCAACGATGCGACCGCGCTGGTGGCGCTGAACACCTCGATCGCGGCGATCGTCAGCATCGTCAATCCCGTGTCGATCCCGCTGGACTTCGCGCTCGCGGTCGGCGTGGGCCTCGGCGTCGGACTCGGGGCCGCCTGGGTCATCTCCTCCGTCCGGCGCCGGCTGCACTCGCCGGTGCTCGACACCAGCCTGGTGCTGATCGTCCCGTTCGCGATCTTCCTGGTCGCCCAGTCGCTGCGCGGCTCCGGCGTCATCGCCGTCGTCGCCGCGGGGCTGTACATGTCGTTCGTCTCGCCGACCGTGGCCTCCGCCGAGGCGCGGGTCGCGACGCGGCTCAACTGGCGCACGATCCAGTTCCTGCTCGAGAACGCCGTGTTCCTCTTCATCGGCCTCAACCTGTCGGGCATCGTCGCCGGCGCCGTCCGCACCGGACCCGGCCTGTGGCCGACCGTCCTCATCGTCGCCGGCATCATGTCCGCCCTCATCGCGTCGCGGTTCCTGTGGACGATGACCGTCACCGCGATCTACCGGTGGGGCCCGCCGCGGCTGCGCGAGCGCAGCTGGAGCTGGGGCAACGGCCTCGCCGTGTCGTCGGCGAGCGTCCGCGGCGTGGTCACCCTCGCGGCGGTGTTCCTCCTGCCCGCCGAGACGCCCGCACGCGAGTACCTGCAGTTCCTCGCGTTCGTCGTCGTCGTGCTGAGCCTGCTCGGCGGACTCGCTCTGCCGGCCATCATCCGCGCCCTGCACCTGCCGCCGCCCAACAGCCTGCAGGAGCGCACCGAGCTCAAGAACCTGCTCGCCGAGGCGCGTCGCGCGGGCGTCCGGCGCCTCGACGAGGTCGTCACTCCGGACGACGAGCCGCGCGTCGTCGAGCTGCTGCGCACCGACGCCGCATTCCTCGGCGACACGCTCGACGGCTTCGAGCCCGAGGAGCAGTGGAAGCAGTTCCAGTCGCAGCAGCGACTGCGCCGCCAGATGCTCGCGGCGCAGCGCGCGACGGTGGTGCAGGCCCGCCGGGAGGGTCGCTATCAGGAGCCCGCCGTCGTCAGCGCCCTGAAGGCGATCGACGCCGAGGAGACCTCGCTGCGCGCGCACGAACCCGGCGAGAACGACTGA